The nucleotide window TCTTTCATCCTCTAACCCAAGCCCTGTCTCTCCCTTACTGTTTGACAATATTGGCCTAGCGCAAATCGCTCTGATTGTCAAATCTAGATTCGGCAATTGCATGACGGCAGAGACAGACAGATCCTAACGTTAGTTAGCAGCTGCCTCTGACGTATCATATCACACTAAGATCGACGGGCCTTCGTGCATTACCTTGGCTTGGCCTTTTTCCTCACCAAGAACGGAGTAAGCCCCCCGCGTCCCCGATAAACTCTATCGATCGCTTGCTGTTCATAAGCTATCATCCGCCAATTTGAGCAGCGTTAGAGCTGTTGTTACTGTTCCATGGCTGTGGAGCGGATTAAGGATAATGACATAGCAAGACGCCAACTGCCCAGGAAATCAATCACTCGTTCAATTGTCACGAATGCGCTTAACAAGATGTCTCGGCAATTGCAATCCCGTGGACTAGGTAGTCAACGATGGTGAATGGACAAAAAGGGTCTTCCGTCCTCCTCCCTGCAGCTTTGTTGTTGGAACTGGGCTCTATCCCTACAGaacagaaaagaaaagaaaagctcaACCGAAGCGGTGACAATCAACTTCCTCTTCACCGTCAGACACCACTGGACTCGGTAGGCAGCCAGGtgatattaaaaagttaccAACCCTCCACACCCAGGCCATCGGACTTCCACAACAGGAGCGCCACGTCCTCAACGCAGTCTTTAGTCCAGGATCAGCCTCTGGACGACGCTACCACTACAGCCTGCATTGCACCGGTCCTTCTGTTCCGCGTAATCCGCCTCCTCGACAAATCCTCAGCTTGCCGTGCAGAACAGAAATGCCCTGATACGGACATCGAAGACTCGGTGGCGTGGGTATCGTGTTTTGCTTCTTGCAACATTTGGGTGGCATTCGACATTGATTTCGACTTGGTCAAAACTTTTGGCTTTGATAAACCGAGACCCTTGCTACAAAACCTCGAGATCCGGCCGACATTTCCAACTGGTGTTCCATCGTGTGCACCACTCACCGACCATCTCCTCTTACCTCTGATCACGTCGGTAGCCATGATACAATGAAGGGGGGCGGGCTGCTTATTCCACCGTGGTTCGAATACCACGAGCCAAGTTGCTCTGACTGGGCCATTGTCAGCATCGCCTTTGGCATGACTCTGTGTCTGGCAATCTTTGGTCTCATTCGTGTGGGCATTCAAACTTATCATCAATGGAAACGCGCACAAAGAATTACAACGTATATGGTCTTGATATGGCTTGAGTTGGTCTCCAGCGCTATTATTGGAGGTCTTGGCTGGGGTTACGTTCGAGGAACCATTCGTCCAGGGTGAGTCTTGGTTGCTCAATCTCTATTTTCAATGTTATCAAGCTCAATGATTAACCGCATCACTTCAGGTTTTTGATATACTTCTTCATATGTATGTTCGCTGGCTCAAGATTGCAGTACCGGGCTAATCTCTACAGTGCTCCTTTGGGTATTTCAGATCCATTGCATTATGCAAATCATTGTCAACCGAATAGCCCTCCTCCATGTTTCACCGACCATCGTTCGACGACTGAAATGGGGAATATTTGTTATCCTGGCACTTATTAACATTTCAGTCTTTTGTGTTTGGATACCGGCTCGACTGCAAATTAGTCAGACTTAtatcgacatcaacaacatttGGGACCGAATCGAGAAAGGAATTTTTGCGGTCATCGACCTGGCTCTGAACTTCTACTTTGTCTATCTTGTCCGGTCGTCCCTCATATCATATGGCCTAACAAAATATGTGGTGCTATATCGCTTCAACCTCGTGATGGTAATCGTCTCCATCTCAATGGATGTAAGTCTTCGTTATCGAGCACTTTTTATCAGTTGACTTACACTTGCAATAGATTCTGATCATTGGTTCAATGTCACTGCGTAATACCTTTCTGTATATTAAAACTCCCGTATATTGTCCACCAGCTAATCGTTGTGTCAGATACGTCGAGTTTCACCCGCTTGCATATCTTGTCAAGCTTCATATCGAACTGTCCATGGCCGAGCTCATTGCCAAGATAGTCAAAGCCTCCGGGCCCAACCTCGCTCCTTGTCGTTGCACTTGTCATGACAATCCCAACCATACATTCTTCCATCAACTACAATCTCGGCACAGTGCACCTGCAGCTCCCAGTGTGACTGCACCAACTACTGGAAGATTCCGTCGCTCTTGGCCTATGTCAAATGCTACACGCAGCAGAGAGAAGCGCCGCGGAGGAGCCCGTCCACAAACTCCGTccttgaccaagaagatggttTCAAAGAAGCGACAAAGTACTGAAGATCAGCCGAAACAGGAAGCCTGGAAATCTGACACCAATACCGGTACAGACTGCGCCTCACACCACTTGCCGAGTTCTACAGGACAATCGAACGAAAGTTCACACGATCATAAGGACTGAAGCCATAACGGAAAATCGCGTAAGCGAGCATCGTCCCCGTGTCTCTGAACGTTCTACCCTATAAGGCCAAATCAGATAGTCATGTCTTCAGAGGGTTCAGAAGATATCAGCAtgaaaagctcaagaaggaccCAGGAAAGGCTGAGGGACCTGAACCGCCCTTTCTATAGACGCTGTCTAAGAGGTCGATTGACCTCGATGAGTCTTCAACACTTTGGGTCCGTACAAAAGTCGGCCCCCACCGAGCAACTACCGGCGCACTCTGCCCTTCTTTGTGGTCTCCACCTCGGCGAGCCTGATGAGGTATTGCTGGGGATGTTGAGGGGTTGCTCTCTGATGCCATAATCGGCGCAGGAGCCTACAGACTTCGGGCGATGGCCGAATGTTGAACGATCGATAACAACTATCAGCTGGGGAGATGATGTTCATCCACGACCTCAGTATGTTCTCCCCAGTCGTTATCCCGATTTATTGTACTGGTAGATCATCGTCCCACCCATGAGTTAAGGAAACCGAAATCTTGTGTTTTGTGAGGGGGCAGTAACGAGGAATCCTAGCGATGAGCCGGGACACAATAGCATCCTAAACAGGGAATCACAAAATCAAGCATTCCATGCCAAGCATTGCCACAATAGTTTAAACTTGTCCTCAGCCACGCATTGCTCAACCTCAGTTCAATCAACGGAAAATTGCTCTCATATCTAGCCATCATGAGTTTGTAATTCGTTTTGTTCATGTGTTTCGATGTCACTTTTATAGAGACGCTAATCATTATCCAGCCTGATCCGCTATCAGACAAATAGCAAAGAACGCCGTTGATCCTGTACAGAGCCGTACCGAAGCCCTATCATTGTGTCTTCCGTGACACTATGCCGTGTATGTTTTTGTTCTCGAACCCTAAGTTCCTGCGGATATTGTACGAGCTCCCCTTTTCATAGCAGTAGTCATAGAATGCTCCTCAAAAATGCTTTGCCGTGTCAACGTACCCCTAAATCTGTTCCATATGCCCGCTCATTTCAAATCGTAACAGTCATCCACCGGGCGCATGTTCGCCGTATACTCAATTACAGGTCGTAGGACCCTTGTGAAACTTGACAATGTTGTATATCGTATTACATGACACCAGGGGCTGGATTCTCGTGCTTAGCGGTGCTACCCTTGCCTCTCCAGGTGCTGACAGCAGGAATATTGGCTTCATAGCGAACTTCGTCGGTACCGTAGGCTCCTGGGGTGAGTTTGATCAAGGTGTGTAGTGGCACATTCATCCAGGGGCTCTTAGACTGGTCCTTCTTCATGAAATATGCATATATACATCGTAGCACAGCTTGGTGGGTGACGATAAGAATATCTTCACTTCGCTCCAATTCCATGATGATGGGTTCAAGGCGAATAACAACATCGCGGTACGATTCTCCGCCACGATATCGGTAGTTGTACTTGTCTTCATCACGGGCGGCAAAGTCCTCGGGATATCGGTCCTTGATCTCCTGGTAGGTCAGGCCATCGCATACTCCCGAGTCGAGCTCATCGAGCGCCTTCCACTGGAGTTGATTGTAGTGCTGAGGAAGGAAACGAGAAGTAGCAATAGTGCGTCGCAAAGTTGAGGTCCATACTGTTAGTGGTCGATCATCCTACCCAGTGTTAGCCACATAAAAAAATAGTAGGGTGCGGCTGGACTTACACCAACTGATTTTCGGACGAGCTCAGGAAGTTTTCTGGCATATTGTTCACCACGAGGTGAAAGGAGTGTATCACCGCCAATTCTTCCGTCAATGTTATACAAGGATTCCCCATGCTATAAAGATTGTCAGTGATTAATTTGAGCGTGCAATGGAATCGCTCTTACTCTTGATAGCCAAACTGAACGAGGACGGATGTGTAGATTCATAAGATAGTACACAATGCGACTTTGGAGGTAATCTCGAATACGGCTGATAATGACTTGCTTACCGACATCCATGATCTTGAGGTAAGTAAGGTGAGACTCTTTACCATCAGCGTCAATGGTGCAGTACACCTTTTCGTAGTTGCGAATTCGATTACGGAAATCGAGAGCAGCAGTTTCAGGGTCCTGTCCGCGGTAGTCCGGGCTAGTAGTCTTGACGTCTCGGATAttggccatgatgagttCTTCGTCGTCGCACTTGCTCTCAACAAAGAGAACCTCGATACCGTTTTCATTGCAGACCTCCAGAACCCACTTGCGACGTTCCAGAGTAGAATTGGTAGCATCGAGAATACCCACAATGCCGCCAGAACGAAACCAGGCGAGCATGTCGGCAACAGCAGCCTCGGCGGCAGCACGGCGGGTGCGTTCTCCTTCGGGATTGTTGATATCGAAAAAATCGGCCGTGGGTTGTGGTGCATCATTACGGCGGTAGTTGCCAACGTTGAAAGTCTGTGCGGGGATGGAAAGCCACTGAAGATATCGCTGAGCTGAGAAGTTGGTCAGCTATGATGGCgcatgatgcagatgcagatagAAATAGAACCTACCTCTTTGGGCGATATAACTCTTGCCTCGGGCTGGTAGACCGACCATGACCACGCAGATCCTGGTATCTTCGGCCTGAACGCCGACACCGTTAGTTCGAGAAGGCATCGTGGCTGACGATTTGCGACAAAAAGGGGTGTAAGTTGGAAGTTGGAAGTTGGCTGGGCGGTAGAATTGAAAGCGGCTGCTACTGAGCAGAGGAATCAAGGCTCACAAACAAGAGCCAGGCACTGATCAAATCTGATGAAGCTCCAGTGCTGCAGAGGCATCAAacaaggaagagaatgagGCTGGAATGACGATACTCTAATCGAAGACGAGAGATAGAATGAATGAAATGAAATGTAGGAGTCAGGATGTTAGTGGTCGTGTGAGCCGAGGTAGACTCTGTAGTCTAGAGGGGAAGGTGAATGGTGAGTGAGGAGAAAGGAAAGAGCTGGGCGAGTTCTTTCCGACGACTGGATCCGAAGGTAGCCAGCCAGTTGAGATCAGATGAGGAAGCCACGGCACGTAGATGGATGGTATGTTCCTTCCCAATGGAGTAGATTCACGTCGATGCGATGATACGCCAAAAGACCCCAATCGAGTGGCCTCAATGCAACTTTGCTCGATGCAGTAAATAGAGGCAGGCAGTCGGAGCTCTATCCGTCTGTATATGCAGCTTCAGAGGTGAACTGgtcgagaagagcaagattcAGATGAATTTGATGTGATCTGCAGTTCAAGGCACCCGGGGCAAGGGAACCAAGACTTCGGGGAGAAGTTGTCTGAGGATGATGTGGGGGATAGAATGAGGGGTCGAATCCCGAGCGAGCGGTCTATGgatgaaaggaaaagaaattgagatggatggacaGCAGCTGCTTTAACTAGTTGCTCTATAGAGAGTAGCAAACCGTGCCTGGGGTAGCGTAGCGAATAGTCCAAGGGGACAGGAGGCCAACGAGGATAAGAGAGGTCAAGTGACAGAAGTCCAAGGTGAAGTAAGGTAAGGGTAGGTATGCAGGtagctaaggtaaggtaaggtaaggtaaggcaaggtagctcgggatgaagatggagtcgATTTTGAGGCTAAGAGTAGGGGCCCAACCAGCTGAGTATCACACTTGATACAGTGCAGCTTATCGCTGCTATAGCAAGAAGAAAATACCAGTGCTTTAGTCAAGGTAATCGAGGTTGCTCCATCACAAACACGAAAGAAAAAAATCATGTTGAGCATGCGGCTTGCATCGTCTTTCTCAAGGTCCTGGCTCCATCACGAATGCCGATGGAATGGAGACAGGCCAATGGGATTACGTCGTTGCCCCGCTAAAGCCCGCGTTTCTGATCCACTGTCGCGGGCCAAACCTCCCCCGCCGCCGCTCAGATGGACGCCGTGCGTGTCTATAGAGGCCCCGGAACGGTCGAGACGCCCTGTAACATGGCTCGGAGACGGTCCTGTAGGGGACGACAGAAGGTCGGGTGCTCCAAAAAACACCCCTGAATCTGATTTCATCTGTGTCCCTTCCGGTCTCTTACCGGGGGAACCTCCACTCTGCAAAatttccatttccatttccatttcCCTTTGCCGATCAGATGGTGGGGGAGGAAAGCCGCAGACCTGCCAGAGTCCTGTAGAGTCATGTACGTAGCCGCTAGCTCAACCTTGGTTGCAGCCGTCTCATGGTGACCTGCCTCCGGATCCTCCCGGCATGGTTCCGGAGACGGCAACCAGATATCAGGCATTTAAGGGCAATCTTCGGCGTCAAAAGCTCagaaagatggtgttgaggatatGCAGTAGCCATTGAGAATATTGCCCCTAGTTGTGTGAATTTAGGCATTTCACCCCAGACACCGACAAGACGCCGAGCCCAGAACCGACCGAGTCAGCTCCAGTAAACAGGCATTGATACTGGCATTGGCGTGGATATCGATGGATAGATCCAAATCTTATCACACTTGTCTTGTGCTCTGTCCTTTACCTGGGCTGTCAGCCTCAATTCACGGTCAACTGTTTGCCTGGATCTTGTCTGTCTTGGTGCAACTAACGTTACAGAACGGTACGGTATGCTGCAGGAACCGCCACCAGCTGCCGCTCACGAGACCTACGCTGAGCTCCGGGTCTGTCCGAATTGGCACCACTGGTATCATGTCGCATCGTGTTGTTTTGTTATCATGACCTGCAATTGCTTTTTGGAGGTCCCCAGCAGGTGCTGTTTTCTGGGGTACGTTCTCGGCCGATGTTTGCATTTCCAACGCATGTTATATATGGGGTCATCCGTCTTCTGACCCGTCTTCCATTCGATTTGACGTTGTGATATGATGGTAGATCCACCTCGAACTTCTTCATCCCCCAAGCTCCCAGACTTTCCGGACGTGGGGTCCCCTCACCCCAGGTTTAGTTGCTTTTGCGGCTTTCGGTCGTGTTGTGCTGCTGCCCTTACACCGCCTTGCGGCCTCACGATAACGAAATTTGGTGGATCGGATTCGTTCGCTTGAACACTGACAAAGAATCAAAGAGATGTTTTGTCTCGTACCTTACTAAAGGCAAAGGTATTCGCACGACCCCTTGTCCGTACAGGTGACGGAGGTCCGGCTGCGACACCTCTCATAATTTTCTTGTGCTTCGGCCCGTAATGTCAGATGTCGATGACAAATGTTGAAGTGGTTAGGTTTTGAAACCTCTCTCTCTGGTGATCCTGTATCCGGACCAAACAGGATGGGGCGTGTCAGTTCAGGATGTCTTTCGAGTCGAGTCCTGTGACTTGAGTCGAATGCTTGACTTGCAACGGAATCAATCGTGAACTTGTGAAGATGGACGACAGCTAGAAACAGCAGGATAACTACCACGAACTACCTTCCGTTACGGGTTATCGCGATAAGCATCCCACACAACATCACACGACGAATCACGTTCCACTGCAGATACACGATGGTGTTTGCAATGCATCTTTTCGCTGAGAATTCCACTTGGGCTCCGGTCCTGGGGGCAATAAAACTCCTGTCTCTCAGTCAAGGTGccaaaatacttaattagaCTTAGACTCTAATTGCCTAAGTCTACTTGATCTTTCAATTTACATAGAGAATAAATCAGAGATCAAGAAATCCAAGAATCTAACGCATCATTTGATGAGAATTCTAAAAGTATTGACTGAGACCAAAGCTGAATTTCATCTTGTGCTGACTGATATTTTAACTGTGGATGGTGATGTATAAGTGGCAAACGAGAAGAGACCCCCGTATATGTGAAGTGCCGGTTCTTGTTTTTGTCTGAATTAAATCCCGATACACTACAGGCTGAAAAATGAAATCAGTCAGGTTGTTCTCAATATAACCttgataaaaagaaatgACTGAAGGGGATAGGTAGGAAGGCGGCAAATGCCAGCCCAAAGACGAGCATAAACATGGATTCAAACCATGTATACCTATTCTATTCGtacaaaagaaaaagaatcaCAAAAGCCTAATGCTGGACTCACCCGCAGTCTTCTGATTAGACTATTTTGAAGGTTAGcaatcatcttcaagcaGATGTCGAAGCATGGTGTTGGGGGTCGagtcgaggaggaagactgACAGACAGTCGACACGTTAGCCATTATGCCAATCGAGCTCTGGGTGTTAGATTGCGGACGAGTACAGTTTCTATTCTGTATTATATGTATATCGCTAGTCTGGTGACGTCTACTACCCCCTCTTTAATATCTCTGAATGGACAATGGGTGTCACACACATCGACACTCACACGATGCAGTGTGCTACTCGGTTGCAAAGCACTTAAAAGTAGACTTGAGGACTTTCGAAACTGAAAAATCGATCATTTTCGTATTCAGTCTCGAATTGAAGAGCTGTATTCATATAGGCAACATCCTTGCTTCTATCTGCGCTCTCGTAGCCGTCTTCACCATGTGGAATACCAAGACAAAGTCTCTGTCTCGTACGCTGTCGTCAGTGAACCGATTTCGTTCATAAGAACTCCAGATGCATGATGGCAACGATTTCTGCTTCATTTAGTATATTTTGCACCTTTGACACTCTGCCTCTCCAGGGCTACATCCATTGTTTGCTCCTTAGGTGACAGGCTACCTGGACACGGACAGCTATTTGGAGTAGAAACGCATCTCTGCACCACCCACATCAAAGAGAGCCACAACGTTCTGCAAGAACAGATCCCCCAAAATATATGGCCCAGATCCTCCCGTCGAAATTGCGATTGCACATTTCCCAGTCACCGGTTCCGTGAAATCCTGATAGATCAAATCAGCTGGGTTGATCCAGAACCGAACCcctttgatgatgactgcAAAATGGGGAGGGATGGCGTTGCAGTCGACAAAGTAGGCACTCCACTCAAACATCCACGTGGCTGGAGGCTGGAAAGCTTTGGCAATGGCTTCAGCCAGGGCTTTTAGAGCTGTTAGTAACCATCAGGAACGTGAAGCGGGTTAACTGACGAGGGGGAATATGCATCATTGTGGTCCCAGTGTCGACGATGTAGGGATATTTTGCAGTGTCTGTAGTGGTTCCCCATTGTAAGCCATCAGGAATGATGGTGTAGAAAGAGGGCTCCCAGCCAGTCTTCTCACGCTCAACGAGCTTGGCCTGTAAGTTTGTTAGAAGCATGAACGTTAAACACTCTCGCTGCAGGATTAACTGGCAATGATGAGATCTGTTGCTGCAAATGATTTGGGTCCCCATGGCATAGGAGGAAGGCCACCCCAAGCCAGGACGCCATCACTGGTGTTTCTTTCAATAGAAACGCTGAAGACAGGATCGACCACGCCTTTTGAGATAGCTGTGGTAAACCAAGGCGAGTAAGGGTAGTTGTTCCATTCAGATTCATCGGAAGTGTCGTTGGGGTCACCGAGGTAGGCGCTTGTTAGAGATGGATAGGCAAGGCCTAAAATACCAACAGTGGTGTTGTCACCACGCCAATAGGCTCTGCTGGCCAAGCCGACTTGTTGTTTGGGGACCAAAATCCCACCACAAGCGATATCAGAGACTCCCATGGGCCCTGATACATCCTCCCCAGAGCCATAACGGCGATGGAAGTAGACTTCGGAGATATCATGAAGGAAGTTCTCGATATGAGGTTGGCCGAAACTGCATGGAGATTGGGTTTTTCTCAAGTTGCCTGATGCATCCTCACAGGTGAATCCAGTCTTGGCAGCCCATGTGTCAGAGCTTCCAGTGTCGAAGATGAGCCAAACCGGGGTGTCGTCCCAGGTGCACTGGATAGCGTACGCAGTGGAGAAGCTCCCGACAGCAGAAATGTTTTGGTGAGGGACGGTACCCTTCCCGGCAGCTGCGAGATGAGTTCGTGTGAGATGGGAGAGAGCAGATCTCGGATGGGAGCCAGTCTTGTgcttgaggctcttgagTCGTGACATGCGAACACCGGTGCGATCAATGGTTTTGGCGGAGATGGCTCTGGCTCTTTCGAAGGAGAAGCCGTTGAGTGAAGTTGAAAGATCCCAGTGTGTCTGAGCAACTTGATTGCCAGCCACGGCCGCGAAAGAAGGGCACATGATGCTGGCAAGGAGAACGAAGATGAAGTGAAGCGATCTCATCTTGGTAATGAGTACCTTAGGTGTAAGGTTACCGGCGAGGGTTAGGAACggtgaggttgttgatgcagGGGATAAATAATGTGATGCTTACCAACACTCCGAATTTTTGAAAAGGGGTTTACCTATGCCTCAGAGTCCAGACTCGCGAGTGGCAGGTACCTCTTCGGTCTTGGCAGTGCCATGGAGGTTCCTTCCTTCTCTGACTCGGCTacatacctaaggtacctacctacctaggtaggtagtaggtaggtacggCGTGGAAGGTGCAACAATAAGAGAAGACTCGCTGAAAAGACAATATTTCTGCTATAATGACGTAAGGTAGCTTGCCTTGTATCAAGCCTATGCCaatgtatatatattagtacctaggtacttatATAGTACTTTACTTGGCTCATCGATTAGAATCTTTTCATTTTCAAATTGCTTGGGTGCTCGAGGTGTGGTTATTTCGTCAACATACATACTTACTCAAGGGTCATGGTCAACAATATCATGTCCTTCTTCAGACTATGATCGAATTTCTTTCATGCCTGACATACCGAAATAACCATAACTTGATTAGTAGATGATTCAATAAATGGGCAACTTCATACAGGAATATCCTGGCACTTCATGTC belongs to Fusarium musae strain F31 chromosome 9, whole genome shotgun sequence and includes:
- a CDS encoding hypothetical protein (EggNog:ENOG41); translation: MPSRTNGVGVQAEDTRICVVMVGLPARGKSYIAQRAQRYLQWLSIPAQTFNVGNYRRNDAPQPTADFFDINNPEGERTRRAAAEAAVADMLAWFRSGGIVGILDATNSTLERRKWVLEVCNENGIEVLFVESKCDDEELIMANIRDVKTTSPDYRGQDPETAALDFRNRIRNYEKVYCTIDADGKESHLTYLKIMDVGKQVIISRIRDYLQSRIVYYLMNLHIRPRSVWLSRHGESLYNIDGRIGGDTLLSPRGEQYARKLPELVRKSVGDDRPLTVWTSTLRRTIATSRFLPQHYNQLQWKALDELDSGVCDGLTYQEIKDRYPEDFAARDEDKYNYRYRGGESYRDVVIRLEPIIMELERSEDILIVTHQAVLRCIYAYFMKKDQSKSPWMNVPLHTLIKLTPGAYGTDEVRYEANIPAVSTWRGKGSTAKHENPAPGVM
- a CDS encoding hypothetical protein (EggNog:ENOG41~MEROPS:MER0090759); translated protein: MCPSFAAVAGNQVAQTHWDLSTSLNGFSFERARAISAKTIDRTGVRMSRLKSLKHKTGSHPRSALSHLTRTHLAAAGKGTVPHQNISAVGSFSTAYAIQCTWDDTPVWLIFDTGSSDTWAAKTGFTCEDASGNLRKTQSPCSFGQPHIENFLHDISEVYFHRRYGSGEDVSGPMGVSDIACGGILVPKQQVGLASRAYWRGDNTTVGILGLAYPSLTSAYLGDPNDTSDESEWNNYPYSPWFTTAISKGVVDPVFSVSIERNTSDGVLAWVNPAARVFNAKLVEREKTGWEPSFYTIIPDGLQWGTTTDTAKYPYIVDTGTTMMHIPPPLKALAEAIAKAFQPPATWMFEWSAYFVDCNAIPPHFAVIIKGVRFWINPADLIYQDFTEPVTGKCAIAISTGGSGPYILGDLFLQNVVALFDVGGAEMRFYSK